The following are from one region of the Stigmatella ashevillena genome:
- a CDS encoding TetR/AcrR family transcriptional regulator: MTAPLKEDEAAARRSKILLAARWCFLSFGFAKTSFEDIAKRANLSRTLLYRIFKDKEDIFKAVFVDWLVSRHPAAKQAATAPGSPYERLLNVCRLMVLDPWAEMVGAPMGREFFDACERIDPVIDAQHRQVLLQCVSAILGDEASAEVFLLALDGLLADEPTTEVLEQRTRILAARFVPPPQEKGKRK; the protein is encoded by the coding sequence ATGACAGCGCCCCTGAAAGAGGACGAGGCCGCCGCGCGTCGCTCGAAGATCCTGCTCGCCGCGCGGTGGTGCTTCCTCAGCTTCGGCTTCGCGAAGACGTCGTTCGAGGACATCGCCAAGCGTGCGAACCTCTCGCGCACGCTGCTGTACCGGATCTTCAAGGACAAGGAAGACATCTTCAAGGCCGTCTTCGTGGACTGGCTGGTTTCGCGGCATCCCGCGGCGAAACAGGCGGCGACCGCGCCGGGCAGCCCGTACGAACGCTTGCTCAACGTGTGTCGCCTGATGGTGCTCGACCCCTGGGCAGAGATGGTCGGTGCGCCCATGGGGCGTGAGTTCTTCGACGCCTGCGAGCGGATCGATCCCGTCATCGACGCGCAGCACCGCCAGGTCTTGCTGCAATGCGTGTCCGCCATCCTGGGTGATGAGGCGAGTGCAGAGGTCTTCCTCCTCGCCTTGGACGGCCTCCTTGCGGATGAACCCACGACGGAGGTGCTGGAACAGCGAACGCGGATTCTCGCAGCTCGTTTCGTCCCCCCCCCCCAAGAGAAAGGGAAGCGAAAGTGA
- a CDS encoding TVP38/TMEM64 family protein — MSPKTRSLRSAKLGVVILVLLALAGAYHFGIFARVAEPKILAETLVEMGAWGYLAFILAYTVLQPFGVPGTIFVVAAPLIWRWQTAFALSMIGTMCASVVGFSFARFVAKDWVSARIPARLRKYNESLERNAFQTVVVLRLILWMPQVLHSFFGVSKVGFWTHFWGSLVGYVPPLLFVSYLGGEMFDASGRIQPGAWPILAGLLIASLLIAALVRAYERRRPSGGLRDSQRGA, encoded by the coding sequence ATGAGTCCGAAGACTCGCTCGCTGCGCAGCGCCAAGCTCGGCGTCGTCATCCTGGTGCTCCTCGCGCTCGCCGGTGCCTACCACTTTGGAATCTTCGCGCGGGTCGCCGAACCGAAGATCCTGGCCGAGACGCTCGTCGAGATGGGAGCGTGGGGCTACCTCGCGTTCATCCTCGCGTACACGGTGCTGCAGCCGTTCGGCGTCCCTGGGACGATCTTCGTCGTCGCAGCACCGCTGATCTGGCGGTGGCAGACGGCCTTTGCGCTCTCGATGATCGGGACGATGTGCGCGAGCGTCGTCGGTTTCTCGTTCGCGCGCTTCGTGGCGAAGGACTGGGTCTCGGCTCGCATTCCCGCCCGGCTCCGCAAGTACAACGAGTCCCTCGAGCGGAACGCATTCCAGACCGTCGTCGTCCTTCGCCTGATTCTCTGGATGCCGCAGGTGCTCCACTCCTTCTTCGGCGTCTCGAAGGTGGGGTTCTGGACCCACTTCTGGGGCTCGCTCGTCGGCTACGTTCCGCCGCTGCTCTTCGTGAGCTACCTCGGCGGCGAGATGTTCGATGCGTCGGGGAGGATTCAGCCCGGCGCGTGGCCGATCCTCGCCGGACTGCTCATCGCTTCGCTGCTCATCGCCGCGCTCGTCCGAGCCTACGAGCGCCGTCGTCCCTCTGGAGGGCTCCGCGACTCACAGCGCGGTGCTTAG